One region of SAR324 cluster bacterium genomic DNA includes:
- a CDS encoding flagellin translates to MSLRVNTNVPAINTHRNLTINNTEQAKSMERLSSGLKINRGADGPASLVISERLRAQTAGLKQAIDNSEAGISLVQTAEAALDEVSSALINARQLAVHAANEAVNDEFMLRADQQEIDNILATVNRIAQNTQFGKKNLLDGSKGATGVVSGANLEFVGATQTTKSSGPTGYDVAITQASRRAQVTGSVELTNEIIDRGEQITITEGSKTVNFYSIKGETVENNLNALNAAIQEAGLNVDLIRPDEKSTNANSPQIISLRHQDFGSEHSFKVASSTAGLLSARTNVYDTIENGLDVQGEINGEEATGVGQILTGNTGNSNTDGLAIRYTGEALPGQANPPDLPQPETAMNQTSQAAMGNFSPVKAGTVSLSQNALIFQIGSNAEQTTSLALRNMRTNSLGTGVETETGFRSLAEIDVTGPVKAQDAMRVLDRALEEVSSTRGEIGAFQKNNLESNLNYLRIAHENVMSSESVIRDADMAEEMTGFTRNQIMTDSATAMLAQANSRAQSVLRLLQ, encoded by the coding sequence ATGTCACTTCGTGTCAATACTAATGTTCCTGCGATCAATACCCACCGGAATTTGACAATCAATAATACTGAGCAAGCCAAATCAATGGAGCGCTTGTCTTCAGGCTTAAAGATCAACCGTGGTGCCGATGGTCCTGCATCCTTGGTGATCAGTGAGCGTTTACGAGCACAAACAGCTGGTCTGAAACAAGCGATTGATAACTCAGAAGCTGGTATCTCACTGGTACAAACAGCAGAAGCCGCATTGGATGAAGTCAGCTCTGCACTGATCAACGCACGACAGTTAGCAGTTCATGCAGCGAACGAAGCTGTAAACGATGAGTTCATGCTACGCGCTGATCAGCAAGAAATTGATAACATTCTGGCTACCGTCAATCGGATTGCTCAGAACACTCAATTTGGTAAGAAGAACTTGTTGGATGGTAGTAAGGGAGCCACGGGTGTTGTATCTGGAGCTAATTTGGAATTTGTTGGAGCTACACAAACAACCAAGAGTTCTGGTCCAACCGGATATGATGTCGCTATCACGCAAGCCTCACGCCGAGCTCAGGTGACCGGTAGTGTTGAACTCACTAACGAGATTATTGATCGTGGTGAGCAGATTACAATTACTGAGGGTTCCAAGACCGTCAACTTTTACTCTATCAAGGGTGAGACTGTCGAGAACAACCTGAATGCGCTCAATGCCGCAATTCAGGAAGCTGGTCTAAATGTAGATTTGATTCGCCCTGATGAAAAATCCACAAATGCTAACTCACCACAGATCATCAGCCTGCGCCATCAGGATTTTGGAAGTGAACACTCATTCAAGGTAGCAAGCTCAACTGCAGGACTACTCTCTGCGAGAACGAACGTCTATGACACGATTGAGAATGGATTAGATGTACAAGGTGAGATCAATGGTGAGGAAGCGACTGGTGTGGGACAAATTTTGACAGGCAATACAGGAAATTCAAATACTGATGGCCTTGCCATTCGCTACACAGGTGAGGCGTTACCAGGTCAGGCAAATCCACCAGACTTGCCACAACCTGAAACAGCGATGAACCAGACCAGCCAAGCTGCAATGGGTAATTTCAGTCCGGTCAAAGCTGGAACAGTTTCACTATCGCAAAATGCTCTCATATTCCAGATCGGCTCAAATGCAGAGCAAACAACTTCACTGGCGCTACGCAATATGCGTACGAACAGCCTGGGTACTGGTGTCGAGACAGAGACTGGATTCCGATCTTTGGCAGAAATCGATGTGACCGGTCCAGTCAAGGCTCAAGACGCTATGCGAGTTTTGGATCGTGCCCTTGAAGAAGTTTCCTCAACACGCGGTGAGATTGGCGCCTTCCAGAAGAACAACCTAGAGAGCAATCTCAACTATCTGCGTATCGCCCATGAGAATGTGATGAGCTCCGAATCTGTCATTCGGGATGCGGATATGGCGGAAGAAATGACAGGCTTTACACGCAACCAGATCATGACCGATTCAGCAACCGCAATGCTGGCTCAGGCTAATTCACGAGCGCAGTCTGTCCTGCGACTCCTCCAGTAA